The Silene latifolia isolate original U9 population chromosome X, ASM4854445v1, whole genome shotgun sequence genome contains the following window.
AAGCTGCTGTCTTCACCCTAGAAATTTTGTATTTGCTTGTCGGTATATTATGCAAGTTCAAATTAATTTCTTTGTTTATTGATTTTCCGGAAAGTGAAAGAGGTTCTGCTTCTACTGTAAGTAGGTTGCATGAGTTCTTTTAGTATTTAATCTCTTAATCTTTCAGAGTTTAGACACCCATGAAGTTTTCCACTAAAAACTTggatgtatgttttaaaaatgtTTGTGCTCTGGAAAAAGTTAATGATGTTCTTTTGATTTGCATTGTGTCTTGGTAATAGCAAATTTGTTTAATCACTTGATGTAACATAAGATGTTCATGAACATTTAGCATCATCTATGGACTTGCCAAATTGCGATATATGGCTTTGTTTTAATGGGTATATTTATCTTTGCTCTTCTTATCATTCTTCAAGAGCTAATGAGTATGTAGCAATTTGTGTTGAATAAGATTCTAGATAAAATAAATCCATCCCTTTGGAGATTAGACATAACAATGGCCAATGGCTTCTGATTTTTGTGGGTGTGGTCGCATCTTATTCCGATTGTCCCTACATCTTTCAGTAACTTACGACCTTTTAAGTTCCTTTGTTACAAATTAGTGAAAGTAttactaaatataatttttttaaaaaaatttactACCACTATCATCCATTTATTACAAATTGCTACCACAACTGGTTTCCAGCGGAAAATTATGTAAAGAGACAACTCTACCCTTTTAAGCTATCCCTTTAATTTGTAACGCCctgaaataaagacaataatataaaataacaaagagtacatttttttatttcatataaaaaaaacttgaaaacaaatttattacaaggcgtcaccgccgtatttccTGTACTGGAAATACAAGGCTACAAGATCTACTCACAAAACTTAAAATTAAATACTAGTTATTTAATAGGTTTTAATTTTTATAGTGAAACTCACTCCCTTGGTTCCCCAGCATATAGACctgaaaaaatattaaaataaacAAAATCAGTCAAAACTGACTGAATATGATCTCAGTTACCTACAACGGTCCAAAATAAATAATTCTCATTTAATAATTACGAGTTTTCGGTTAATTGGATACTCCTATCATTTTATCATAATATGAAAAATATAGAATACCGGTCTACTATTACTGAAATGAGACACATTACGGAGTAAAACTCCCCCgggctaagccctcctccatgtacacaggatcccaggtctaagacccgtgtaaaccccctggcactttcaccagtaataatcagaaccgtagttcacatgaggctgtgcccccttccatgtacacaggttaaatttgtaattttgtccccctcccgtaatcgtatcccgaatgtaACAAATGGCCAAATGAACATTATATGAAAAATGAGCATGAAAACACTATAGTATAATGGACATAAAATTAACATGTGAATGGTATAACTACAATAACATGGACTCTATACTCATTATATTTATAAATATTTACTTATAATATTATCTTATTTTAAAGAATTTACTAATTTCTACGATAAAGGGTCCTGAAATCATACCTTTATTATATATATTAGGTGATTATGGTTGTATATTTATTTGTGAGTGGTCGTCTGTTTAGAGCACTTTGCTTAGGCTTTGTTGGAGTCCAAAATAATTTGTGATGGGAATGGCTATTTATAGCCTTACTAAGTCGGTTAAACTTGTCATTTGGGTAAGTATTAATAGGTGTTATCCTTACCTCTTTTAATACTTAATAGGTAAGTTTTTCATCTCCTCTGCCCACGTACACAAAGCTATTACTCTTTCTCTTTTGCTCTTCTAATAAGATTAGATCAACTAGTCATACATGATATAATATGTGTTTATCTATAAAATTACTAGAGTAAGTTAATATTCGATCATTACGATTATCGACCATTGGTATCATCCTAAAATGATAATTAAAAATCATAATGTAGTAAATTATCATGGGTCAAAATAAGTAGTTTTGCTAATCGAGTCGGGTCGAATCAAAATCAGTCGCAACTTGGTCTTTCCTAATAAAACGAAGTTTAAAAAGAAAACTTGATGTATCCAAttagtatttttttttatattactGTCTAgatattacattctaccctccttaaaaataagtttcgtcccgaaacttTAATTACCTTGGTTTAGAACAAATGGGGGTACTTGTTTTTCATTTCTAGTTCTGTTTCCCATGTTGCTTCTGACATATCATGGCGAGACCATAAAACTTTCACCAATGGAATAGTTTTATTACGAAGCATTTTCGTCTTTCGATCTAAAATTTGAATTGGCAGCTCTTCGTAGGTAAGATCTTCCCTAACTTGTAAAGGTGGTATGTCAATAATATGACCAGGATCAGGGATATATTTCTTTAATAGTGAAACATGGAAAACGTCATGTATCCTTGACAATTCTATCGGAAGATGAAGTTGATGTGCCACACTTCcaactctttcatttatttcaaaagGCCCTATGTATCTTGGACTTAATTTTCGTTGCATCCCAAAGCGTATTACTCCTCTCGTAGGTGATACCTTGAGAAATACGAAATCTCCATTTTGAAATTCTAATGGTCGTCTCTTGAGGtcagcataactcttttgacGACTTTGTGTGATTCGCATTTTCTCTCGTATGATTCTTACTTTATCAGTTGTCTCTTGTATCAGATCTGGTCCAATTATTTTggattcatcaatatcactccAACATAATGGTGTTCTACACCTTTGTCCATACAAAGCTTCATAGGGagccataccaatactagcatgataactgttattgtaagaaaactctattaagAGTAAGTGTTGCTCCCATGATCCTTGAAAATCCAAAACACACGATCTTAATAAATCTTCCAAGGTTTGGATggttctctcagtttgaccatctgtCTGCGGGTGGAAAGCGGTACTAAAGTTAAGTTTAGATCCCATCGCTGTTTGAAAACTTTTTCAGAACTTGGCTAAGAAATTTGTATCTCTATCCGATATAATGGTTGTGGGAACCCCGTGTAACCTCACTATTTCTTTTATGTATTTCTTAGCTAGTTGTTCTGAGTTCCATGAAGTCTTAGTGGCTAAAAAGTGAGCATACTTAGTTAGTCTATCTACTACTACCCATATTTCATTCATTCCTTGAAATGTTAAGGGTAGTCCTGTCACAAAATCCATAGCAATAGACTCCCCTTTCCAAGTAGGAATATCTAGGGGTTGTAAAAGTCCTCCCGGTCTTTGATGCTCTATTTTTACTTGTTGACATGTTACACATTTTGAGACAAAATTTGCAATTTCTTGCTTCATATTGCTCCACCAAAATGTATGTCGGatatctttatacatcttgtttCCCCCGGGATGTATCGAATATCGTGACTTATGTGCTTCGTTCAAAATCTTTTCCTTGATAATTTCTGAATTTGGTACacaaattcgattttgaaaccaAAGCGACCCATCTTCCTCAATCACAAAACCTGGTGCTTTTCTTCTTTGTATATCCTTTCAAATTTTCTCAAATTGGGGATCCGTTCTTTGGGCTGTTTTTATTTCATCCTTCAAGGTTGGTTTTATTTCTAAGGCTGCCATATAACCACCTAGATCACCAATAACCATTTCTATATCTAGTCTGTTCATGTCTTGCAGGATACGAGGTTCTTTTACCGTAAACATGTTTAGAGTGGAAAAAGGTTTTCGAGTAAGTGCATCAGCTACCACGTTAGCTTTACCGGGATGATATTGGATATCTAAGTTATAATCTTTGATAAACTCAAGCCATCTACGTTGTCTCATATTTATCTCCTTCTGTGTAAACAGGTATTTCAAGCTCTTGTGATCGGTGTATATGCGACAAGAAATCCCATAAAGATAATGTCTCCAAATTTTCAAAGCAAAAACCACCGCAGCAAGTTctaaatcatgagtgggataatTTTGCTCGTGTGCTTTCAATTTCGTAGAAGCATAAGCAAttaccttcccattctgcattaacacacaaCCTAATCCTAGCTTTGAGGCATCAATGTATACTTCTAATCCATCAATGCCATTTGGTTGCGTAAGAATGGGGGCAGAGGTGAGTCTATTTTTCAGTTCATAAAATGCCTCCTCACACTTTTCATTCCATGCAAACTTGGTACTTTTTCTGATAAGATTTGTAAGTGGTTGGGTTATTttagaaaaatctttcacaaaacgACGATAGTATCCTGCTAATCCCAAAAAGCTACGTACTTCTGCTACATTCTTGAGTACGGGCCATTTGGTGATTGCCTCAATCTTTTGAGGGTCTACCTGTACTCCTTTTTCTGAGACAACATGACCTAAGAAACTTATTTCTTCCAACCAAAATGCACATTTCTTAAATTTGGCATATAACTTGTTTTTCCTTAAGGTTTCCAAAACTATCCGCAAATGGTGAAAATGTTCCTTCTCATCCTTAGAATATATTAAAATGTCATTAATAAAAATAATGACAAATTTATCCAAATAAGGCCTGAACACTCTATTCATAAGGTCCATAAAAACTGCAGGAGCATTGGTAAGTCCAAAAGGCATGACCATAAACTAATAATGTCCATAACGAGTTCTGAAAGCTGTTTTAGGGATGTCATCTGTTTTTATTCTCAATTGGTGATATCCAGAGTGCAGATCTATTTTTGAGTAAATAGCACATCCTTGCAATTGATCGAAGAGGTCATCTATTCGAGGTATAGGGTACTTATTCTTTATAGTGACCTTATTAAGCTCTCGATCATCTATGCACAAGCGCAAACTTCCATCTTTCTTTTTAACAAAAAGCACTGCTGCTCCCCAAGGTGAGGTACTGGGTTTTATGTACCCTTTTTCTAACAGTTCATCCAGTTGAATTTTTAGTTCCTTTAATTCAGCAGGTGCCATTCTATAAGGAGATTTGGAAATGGGTGAACTTCCTGGTATTAGTTCAATTGTGAAATCTACTTCCCTATATGGCGGCATTCCTGGGATTTCTTTCAGGAAAAACATCCGAAAATTCCTTAACTACGGGAATACTGGTCAAATTTGGTTCTGCCTCTAAAGTGCTACACACATCGCATAAATAACCCTTACATCCTTGGCGTAATAACTTAAGGGTTTTTAAAAAGGATATAATCctattgttgttcttgttggaTTTGTGGTTCTGAAATAGTATCTCATTCCCATTAGGTTTTGTAATAGTTAATGATTTCTCATGACAATTTACCATCACATGATTCTTACTAAGCCAATTCATTCCTAATACTATGTCAAAATCTTTTAAATCGAACTCGACCAGATCGGCTAGGAAACAGTTTGTTTCTATGGTCAAAACACAATCTTTATACCAAATAGGGCATGATATATTCTCCCCGGTAGGTAATTCAACTGAAAATGTTAATTTCCGACTCTGTGGGGTCAAATTCAACTTTTCACTTAAGGATCGAGATATAAATGAATTAGATGCTCCGGTATCAAATAAGACATTAACAGGATTAGAGTTAAGAAAAATGTTACCCGTAACCACATTTTCTGAAGTCTCCATTTCCTGGGAGTTCATCACAAACACACGTCCCCGAGTTGGTCCTTGTGTTTTACGCTGAGATGCCATTACTTTTGGGGTTGATGTAGACGGAGTGGAGTTAGGCCTAGGGGTATTTCCTGGCACAGTTGTCCGATTCATTGGACAATTATACTTAACATGGTTTGGGCTTCCACACATAAAGCATCGCAGGCTAACAAATCTACATTGAGATGTAAGATGATTAGTACGGCCACACCTTGCGCATGGAAATGTTTGGTTCCTTTCATGTGATTGGTTAGAAGGGTTTGTTCCGAATCCTAAGTTTGGCTGTTTATAAGAATTTCCCCCGGTAACACTGTTTCTTTCAAACTTCCTTTTACCTCCAGATGGTGTATCATTTCTCTCTTTCATTATCCTCTCTGCATTAGTGGCTTTATCATACATCTCTTGATAATTTAGACAGGTATGTGTAGATAATCTGTCTCGGAGATTCCAATTCAGCCCTCTTTCGAAACGATTCATCCTTAATTCTTCTGTAGCCACCATGTGCGAGGCAAATCGAGATAATTCCATAAATTTTGAGGCATACAAAGTAACAGATATTGATCCTTGTTCCAAGTCGTTAAACTCTTCCTCTTTTTGTCTCCTAAGTGAAGGAGGATAAAATTTTGATCTCAGAAGTTCCTTAAACTGAATCCATCCAAATCCCGGTTCCTCTCTTCTATTCTTAACAGTTTCCCACCATAAATCAGCTTGTCCTTCCAAATAATAAATAGCAAATTCTACTCTCCATATCTCAGGGCAATGTATGGCATCGAAAAGTTTGTCCAATCCCCTTACCCATTTCTCAAATTCTACAGGGTCTGGTTTTCCATCGTAAGTCTTTGGGTTATAACTTGCCATTTTCTTAAAATATTTAGCACTCTCTTCCTGATTATTAGGAGGGTCATTCCTTAGTGATTATTAGGAGCGGGTTGGTTGACGTCAATATTATTAAGAAAAGACATCctataaaacataaaaatacACATGGATTAGAAACTTAGCGCGGTTTTATTTATTAACAGGTGCACACTATTTACAAACGTTATATATtacatacaaacatataacacACCTAATTTTACATACATCCGCAAGCTACTAGAAGTCTAGAACAACTCTATATAAATCACAAGTCTCAAAATTGGGTGTCTAGCTATCAAAATATCTACAAACCACCATACTTAACCTATTTTAGTCTTAGTCTAATACATTACGTTATCTTCTGCTTCACTACTTATAACAAGGGATTACAAAGCCACTATTTATCCCCCCCTTTCGTCTCTAAGTGCTGGATTACGGCTTGGTTGGAGTATCATCTCCGGCCCTACCAGTTATGGTACTAACATTCTCGTCATTTGATCCAACATCATCCTCAAGTGGGTTGTCATTTAGATAGTCGTTCCCCTGATCGTTTTCATCATCTACCTCATCATCAGAAATATATACCACACGGTTCCTCTCAAAAGTGATaagttgtaacaccccggtttatgaaagagcctttagcaagacattccctaataaaccggactgttaccatctcggtttcccaaggtagtgaatagcaaattaaactccaaggcaaaattttataattactttaacttaattattacaaaacctcttctacgtcaaattacaaagaactaacataaataaaagtgaaggtcttctaaatgatgatctagctactaagtcttctgatccagtgtctcacgcccatccagctcccgttctatatcttaacctgtcaagtctgctcgccaatatttgggtcgtcacaggtgttcacgaatactgtggggtcaaccacgaggttgagtagggaaaacaatgaaacaataaaatatgatatgcatgctcctccgtcacctccatctccatctcaactcatatctcatatctcataacccgaacgcctgaccataccgatcccggtagactatatatatcgaccgtagtcgatccgcaTTCGCgattgaggacaccagggcaagtctgcagaaaccgctttgggccttatcacaacatcgtcatcatcacaccacatcaccacaacatcctccatctccaatgcatatgaatgctcaaaagaaattaatgcaacacaatatatatataaatcactgaactgataaattataaaatcatgccggttacccgatgttgtgatatcatactcaatacgatcaattcagtcaatcactttcccgtatataaatcataacgtagatcaacaaccaggaatcaagtcaacacaattcaacaacaacgataataggacaagtgtatttccctacctcaaagtgccagcaaatccaattaagcagttcaagcagtccagaaaataaagcaacgaatctgattatcgatccttcacgaatccgtcacctaaaacaattataatatttataattactaactactaaatatagaaatctcccaaaataaaagctttcccgaaatacaatcccgacaccaaacttatgcccaactgataactaaaataacctgATTAGTATTtgccccaacttcccaaaatagaaagttactaaagtagaatttcttagaatggaaactttcccaatatagtagctttttcattttaacaaacccgtctctaattaattaattattattaattattattttattttaaataactcggaactaaaaccaaaatgataattaaagggttaacgaattatgcgatttaagaaaaacccgactcaacatttgaacaactcaatacccgactcaaaacccgtctttaattattttaatcaactcgggaattaaattaattaattaataatacgaccggttaacgaattataacgattaaactaataaaaaacccgtttcaaaacaaacacaacccgtccacaaccaccgtcccttcactcGCATCCCCACGCTCCCACGCGCCACCTCtccaccgtgacaaccaccaggCATGctgcccacttcgaccccaccaccaacaaccaccaccagcacTGGTCGATCGCCGCCGCGAGTCGAACAGGGCtggcatttggcctggttcaccgccaagcctcaccaaCCGCCCACTGTCCTtgactcaccaccaccgcaacactCACCAAACCCCTGTCAAACCACCATGGCTCGCTCGCCGTCCCCACGCACCAGAAACAGTGGCaccaccgtctcgacctcccctagtccacggtggcgccaccccaacctAGCCATCTAAACTCGCTTTGAAATCGCATTTAAACTCGTTTGCTACTCCCCTGCCGCCGCCTTTATTACTataaccacccaaaaccaccatgacaccaccactacactcgtcactcaccacccattaccattaccccgacaccaaccaccctcatcccctccctaagacacgcaatGACCACCAACACACGACGGAAAATGCGAAAACAGAGGAAAGGAgttgctcttacctttttcctgccacctctaccgccaccagggccacccacggttgtCGACAAACACCCTAAggtcttccttgctgcgccgccaacacccacgctctctctctctctcgttttgcgtgagggttgagattgaaggcgatgaagtgagggaggcgggttgagggagtagggtTGATAGAGATTagggtactattaggtttagggtttagggttagggttaaatgggctggacagattattgggccaactcaaatgggttagctcacctttcgaattctatataaaacccgtctcaattaacttgcgatagcttaacgtaattatcgactcaacaattaacccgatataattagtaatataaaatgtataataattaatatataataatatccgtttaattgattatataaaatacggggtattacagtcttccccccttaaaatgaacttcgtcccgaagttcgctcccgtacccaaacctcagaagggtattgcatatcgtacttacggacgtcactcatttctaacacggttaacacacacttgacacatcaattaaacataacaaatacgaaatgttacattctgccctcctaaaaataaacttcgtcccgaggTTTAACTCGTCTTTATTTAACCTAACTAACTACGACTAATAGctacctgagaacaccgtcatctttcaTCTAAATTAAGATCTCagactcaagtaactcaataaccatggtctcactggaccataaacgtaactcggcacaaaggccccacaactcataacttaataccagtagtttaactacactctccttttacacctcaaccaactaacagaagtaggaataaaacatatagaactcatttgcataggtaccccacaacgaaacatctacttgatcaaaactaccatctacaaacaagtgcaaattaagcattaagattttacaatcctacccaactaaaaacatggttacgtcctcgtaacctcttttcaattttcatatacctatgcaacaaaatcattatcaaccacatgagacaggaaagaatacatgataagagattgcgcatcaacattaaggtcgaaacaaggttttattaagaaattaactgattgtcaacaagtaacatttattactagctcatgcttaacttaaaaacacaatatCAAACTAAaggaacaacaagaaaggaactaaggtttacacggttttcacaactaaacaaatttgatgatcaattgtaGACTATGAACGAgtgagagcaaaatcaacaaaacaatttaagaacttctcacatttgtaaacatatcacagaagaTAGATCTACCACTGCTATCcctcacaatcacaggatcttattgacatgtccgtacaaccatttactcactcattGGTTTAAgtcacgaattaggccgatgaatttaagcaatcaacaacatactcatcattcatattttaaattatcaaaattgtttgcacaatatcaattctgaaaacatgtttcccaataaaagtaacaacatatgatcttatgacaacgacaacattacttccatatccctCATGTGTTTTAACatcttagcaaccatatcattcaattgtgtccaaagaacttagtataattcattttcaaagaaaacaaaagatattgtataaatagtttaaacctttacatttgccatcatatactttgtagaacactagctatgataaaaaaaaatttgcaacttgaacaacttctctgatttgcacgatttgaataattaggcaactcgtggctcaattaaatgtaactataatgactatcatttaaaccaatgcatatcatgtgaatcatcaaaagggttatcccattataattgccaacatagttatcataaaccaTCTTTATTAGagtataattgatagtaacgactcgagaatatagatatgccaaatgTCGTGTTACGATTGCAAGAATCATcgtagcattttatgacaatataataacgaacatatccaataagaaataactcactgtttattatcatgttataggtttaggttcaatCGAAATGATTTAATGTGATGAAGGTAATACATATaactattggcacacaactcatatgaaagacattagaacttagatgcatcctacatgtgtgaacatttagacatactcattactatcatccatgtgtaaacatttagacataattattataattattcatgcgagtatattagaacaatcaaattaactgttaacgccatcaactttaccaagatatgacaatatagttttatatttatatatatccgaccactatgcaaatatgatgaacacgcCAGAAATATTgcaacatgccaaatgtatataatgtatgcaaacaactggactcgtataaacatttcaccctcgattaagaatcaaattaagctatcccatttttctcatactatcatgccaacagtgttatcaactaagttttaaattttgtcacttgttaagatacataattaccggacatgcgtgctactatcatcatataaggacattataaattcacattactaaggctcatgaattaaccaaacaatcgtatgaaaattcaacatagaacacacattttacaagtcatgattcacgttgtaactttcgaagatcacgaataaataaccgttcgattaaaacttgattcatattatttttatagaacacggagagttaaaaacacaggggaaaaagaattaggtctaaagtacaagaattccatttttaaagaattttacaactcagttggtccaaacaaacatatgacagcaattggtccaaaacttgggtcagttttcaaaatttaccgtttaatatagaaacatcaagaattttcgtggctcattaatttgaaaacatatgcgactcttttgatcgatggagttgtaattatgtaaaaattattaatacaatttaaatgaggattttcacaaaatcgttggtcgaacattactgcacaggaacttcctaaccacactcactaaaatatttattcctCCTAGTCTCGTATATCCTATAAACACGAAACCAACGCCAAACGATCACTAACTCCCAagactatctctcataaaattttcatccataggcaataaacagaaaagaaatggcagtaaggtcaattaaagagtaaaatcaaacaaaacgagttccagcactaagtcattcattttctatgttccaaactcttgcaaccacactatcgatactaacccatcctaacttaaatctcacactgtacttacgtaaacatataTACCATAGAAttccttcgcatctcgatctacttcgtacatctaaatcacgattgctatgactataaacatgcaattcaatagtgtttctaattactatcacaatactatactagcatggctttgggatcacataaccgcatattacttagtcatagtagtactatcaacacatcattcatacaaaatacctACCGTAGCGTTGTCTGCAGAATGgtttagaatatatgggtctcaaggtatacatcaactcttttatgcaataatcaatgtatcaatcagttaacacttaggcaacgatatatgaatttcatgctcaacctcaagcagcttttctaccctttctctcatatacactcagggtttccgggtcaaactgagagggccgctggttcggtgtgagggggcccctaactcataccttaccttagtgtgctcctaacagttctatcacggggttcattttatttagactcttcctatgttcattggattcattggtttaggcctgaggatcgttcgctctgataccactttgtaacaccccggtttatgaaagagcctttagcaagacattccctaataaaccggactattaccatctcggtttcccaaggtagtgaatagcaaattaaactccaaagcaaaattttataattactttaacttaattattacaaaacctcttctacatcaaattacaaagaactaacataaataaaagtgaaggtcttctaaatgatgatctagctac
Protein-coding sequences here:
- the LOC141616999 gene encoding uncharacterized protein LOC141616999, whose amino-acid sequence is MASYNPKTYDGKPDPVEFEKWVRGLDKLFDAIHCPEIWRVEFAIYYLEGQADLWWETVKNRREEPGFGWIQFKELLRSKFYPPSLRRQKEEEFNDLEQGSISVTLYASKFMELSRFASHMVATEELRMNRFERGLNWNLRDRLSTHTCLNYQEMYDKATNAERIMKERNDTPSGGKRKFERNSVTGGNSYKQPNLGFGTNPSNQSHERNQTFPCARCGRTNHLTSQCRFVSLRCFMCGSPNHVKYNCPMNRTTVPGNTPRPNSTPSTSTPKVMASQRKTQGPTRGRVFVMNSQEMETSENVVTGNIFLNSNPVNVLFDTGASNSFISRSLSEKLNLTPQSRKLTFSVELPTGENISCPIWYKDCVLTIETNCFLADLVEFDLKDFDIVLGMNWLSKNHVMVNCHEKSLTITKPNGNEILFQNHKSNKNNNRIISFLKTLKLLRQGCKGYLCDVCSTLEAEPNLTSIPVVKEFSDVFPERNPRNAAI